One region of Streptomyces leeuwenhoekii genomic DNA includes:
- a CDS encoding CGNR zinc finger domain-containing protein translates to MALGSATAPYELRFDTGRICLDLLATAHPTERLGSVAVLRAWIAGSGLVPPGTSLAHADPSWPAAFRELRAQLGPLLRGRAAPGTEPHDRALARVNDTARAAPPAPRAVRGDDGTLIRQLAQPPEPAALLGAIARDAVDLLTDPVARAGLRQCEGDNCPIVYLDTSRGRRRRWCSSEICGNRERVARHRRRVALARA, encoded by the coding sequence ATGGCACTGGGTTCGGCCACGGCCCCCTACGAACTGCGGTTCGACACCGGGCGGATCTGCCTGGACCTCCTCGCCACCGCCCACCCCACCGAACGGCTCGGCTCCGTCGCGGTCCTGCGCGCCTGGATCGCCGGCTCCGGACTGGTCCCGCCCGGCACCTCCCTGGCCCACGCCGACCCCTCCTGGCCGGCCGCCTTCCGCGAACTGCGGGCGCAGCTCGGCCCGTTGCTGCGCGGCCGGGCCGCACCCGGCACCGAGCCCCACGACCGCGCCCTCGCCCGCGTGAACGACACCGCCCGCGCCGCGCCCCCCGCCCCCCGCGCGGTCCGCGGCGACGACGGCACCCTGATCCGGCAGCTGGCGCAGCCGCCCGAGCCGGCCGCGCTGCTCGGCGCGATCGCCCGGGACGCCGTGGACCTGCTCACCGACCCGGTCGCGCGGGCGGGCCTGCGGCAGTGCGAGGGCGACAACTGCCCCATCGTCTACCTGGACACCTCCCGGGGCCGCCGCAGGCGCTGGTGCTCCAGCGAGATCTGCGGCAACCGCGAACGCGTCGCCCGCCACCGCCGCCGCGTCGCCCTCGCCCGGGCCTAG